From one Lotus japonicus ecotype B-129 chromosome 3, LjGifu_v1.2 genomic stretch:
- the LOC130744743 gene encoding uncharacterized protein LOC130744743, translated as MALSLTVDDVSSISKEKDVWRVIVKVVRKWMTPSFDRSKLPNSMELVLMDAKGDRIHGTVQRTHVYKFNPLLVEGRVYMLSHFSVDDSALDFRTTTHAHRIIFGFDSVVQTLTDDPITKSPYSFVSVSDLMFNDPDQTLLVDVIGILTGHSGEQEFEKNHQVRKRITIEIEQEGVKVECAFFGSYVQELLSVLSSRDLSGVVVLIQSTKPDMLQQSLQNAYDKFFEMNEPGSQMLTQLSDSSKPSLDEEFLKPSDMKTFEQIRAMDEKSCCVVLGTIIQIPEGNNWWYKACKCNKKVILDEKMFSLQVKVKQGNDIATLVIFDKEASVLLETTCADLVDSSTKNPAGSGSTTPLELLKLLEKTFLFRIEVNNTSSYRCESSYRVNKTYGDPGSRFEPSYRVKKICADPDLIAHFKEALPPPNDDTPPLLLLETPTSDESAENASPKFVAVASGDVVEPNIEKEEVPQCKQSTHSENEGVDSTNNKKKLIKKIKKEKN; from the exons ATGGCTCTTAGTCTAACAGTTGACGATGTCTCTTCCATTTCAAAGGAAAAGGATGTGTGGAGAGTTATTGTGAAGGTGGTGCGGAAGTGGATGACTCCAAGTTTCGATCGTTCAAAACTTCCTAATTCGATGGAGTTGGTTTTAATGGATGCAAAG GGTGATAGGATCCATGGCACAGTGCAAAGGACTCATGTTTATAAGTTTAACCCTTTGTTAGTTGAGGGTCGAGTATACATGTTGTCACATTTCAGTGTTGATGATAGCGCTCTGGATTTTCGTACAACGACACATGCTCACAGGATAATCTTTGGTTTTGATTCGGTTGTTCAAACCCTAACCGACGATCCCATCACTAAGAGTCCTTATTCATTTGTTTCTGTTTCTGATCTCATGTTCAATGATCCAGATCAGACACTGTTAGTCG ATGTGATAGGGATCCTTACCGGCCATAGCGGCGAGCAggaatttgaaaaaaatcatcaagTGAGAAAGAGGATTACCATAGAGATTGAACAAGAAGG AGTGAAAGTTGAGTGTGCATTTTTTGGAAGCTACGTCCAAGAGCTACTCTCTGTTTTATCTTCACGCGATCTGAGCGGCGTTGTGGTTTTAATCCA GTCAACAAAGCCTGATATGTTGCAACAAAGCCTGCAAAATGCATATGACAA GTTTTTCGAGATGAATGAACCTGGATCTCAGATGCTTACTCAGCTGTCCGACTCTTCAAAACCTTCACTCGATGAAGAGTTCTTAAAACCCTCAGATATGAAAACTTTCGAGCAAATTAGAGCCATGGATGAG AAGTCATGTTGTGTTGTGTTAGGGACCATCATACAGATACCTGAGGGGAATAATTGGTGGTACAAAGCTTGCAAGTGCAACAAAAAAGTTATTTTGGATGAGAAAAT GTTCAGTTTGCAAGTCAAAGTAAAGCAGGGTAATGACATTGCTACATTGGTCATATTTGACAAAGAAGCGAGTGTTCTTCTTGAAACTACTTGTGCTGACTTGGTTGATTCGTCAACAAAG AATCCTGCTGGCTCTGGCTCTACAACTCCTCTTGAATTACTTAAGTTGTTGGAAAAGACCTTTCTCTTTAGGATTGAAGTTAACAACACTTCAAGCTACAGGTGTGAGTCATCATATCGTGTCAACAAAACTTATGGAGATCCCGGCTCCAGGTTTGAGCCATCATATCGTGTCAAGAAAATATGTGCAGATCCCGACTTAATTGCTCATTTCAAGGAAGCTCTCCCTCCTCCTAAT GACGACACTCCTCCATTACTATTGCTAGAAACACCTACATCTGATGAGAGTGCTGAAAACGCGAGTCCCA AGTTTGTTGCTGTTGCGAGTGGCGATGTTGTTGAGCCtaacatagaaaaagaagaagttcCCCAATGCAAGCAGAGCACTCACTCGGAGAATGAAGGAGTTGATTCAACTAATAACAAGAAGAAGCTGATCAAGAAGATTAAGAAGGAGAAAAATTGA